From the genome of Blautia pseudococcoides, one region includes:
- a CDS encoding sensor histidine kinase encodes MDWIEEYLEDLGKKIRNLNLRKSLRFYIFVAVLAICLASAMTIQTCNGWKRIIEKPYGHKTSQMVLDKEKNTVFTFEYSIPEKKLTKLDILLLEGINILQYGCVLLYSVLAIAFVSRLYYRNKLKKPIDIMTDAAQHISQNDMGYSCRYDSSDEMGQLCRCLDDMRLQLISYQENLWNQAEDQRTLNAAFAHDLRTPLTVMQGYVDLLLRFYPDDRLQKEKVIEILHTMQEQLGRLENFGGTMKEIHSMEERMPKGKHIRFSCLFEKICETAAPLNETSGTEIVVRMKGNPETELLADDFFVLEVAENLLSNALRYADKRIEVLLEAGREEGPIRLYVKDDGRGFSKEELVKAVSPYYREKKGDNSHFGIGLSISALLCKKHGGELELANSICGGAIVCAVFSCL; translated from the coding sequence ATGGATTGGATAGAAGAATACCTGGAGGATCTGGGAAAGAAAATCAGAAATCTGAATCTCAGGAAATCTCTGCGCTTTTATATTTTCGTGGCGGTACTGGCAATCTGTCTGGCCTCTGCCATGACGATACAGACCTGCAATGGATGGAAACGGATCATTGAGAAGCCGTATGGGCACAAGACATCGCAGATGGTACTGGATAAGGAGAAGAATACTGTCTTTACCTTTGAGTATTCAATACCGGAAAAAAAGCTGACCAAGTTGGATATCCTGTTGCTGGAAGGCATTAATATTCTGCAGTATGGGTGCGTGCTGCTGTATTCTGTACTGGCAATTGCTTTTGTGTCCAGGCTGTATTACAGGAATAAGCTGAAAAAGCCCATTGATATTATGACAGATGCAGCCCAGCATATTTCCCAAAATGACATGGGGTATTCCTGCAGATATGACAGTTCGGATGAAATGGGCCAGCTCTGCAGATGCCTGGATGACATGCGCCTGCAGCTCATTTCGTATCAGGAGAACCTCTGGAATCAGGCAGAAGACCAGAGAACTCTGAACGCGGCGTTTGCCCATGATCTGCGCACGCCGCTTACCGTTATGCAGGGATATGTGGACTTGCTGCTTCGCTTTTATCCGGATGACCGGCTGCAAAAAGAAAAGGTTATAGAGATTCTCCATACCATGCAGGAACAACTGGGAAGGCTCGAGAACTTTGGAGGGACCATGAAAGAGATCCACAGTATGGAAGAACGGATGCCAAAGGGGAAGCATATCCGCTTCTCCTGTCTCTTTGAAAAAATATGTGAGACGGCAGCGCCTCTTAATGAGACAAGCGGTACCGAAATTGTAGTGAGGATGAAGGGAAATCCGGAGACGGAACTGCTGGCAGATGATTTTTTTGTTCTGGAAGTGGCTGAAAACCTTCTGTCAAACGCCCTCCGTTATGCAGATAAGAGGATTGAAGTGCTCCTGGAAGCCGGGCGTGAGGAGGGGCCCATCCGTCTGTATGTAAAAGATGACGGAAGAGGGTTTTCAAAAGAGGAACTGGTGAAAGCTGTCTCTCCATATTACAGGGAAAAGAAGGGGGACAACAGCCATTTTGGCATAGGATTGTCCATCAGTGCCCTGCTCTGTAAAAAACACGGGGGAGAGCTGGAACTTGCCAACAGTATTTGCGGAGGTGCAATTGTCTGCGCGGTATTTTCCTGTCTGTAG
- a CDS encoding ABC transporter ATP-binding protein, which translates to MDTKIEIKNLSKNYGKKQALKNVDLTIRQGMFGLLGPNGAGKTTLMKIIATLLQKSEGDVRVCGIDINNDREIRRIIGYLPQDFSMYGNMSVYEAMDYLGVLSDLSGRERKERIPSLLEQVNLSDDVKTKVRAMSGGMRRRLGIAQALLHEPKVLIVDEPTAGLDPEERVRFRNLLSETAKDRIVILSTHIVGDVEATCEDIAVLNKGCVLFQGTVTELLEEASGRIYSAQVSRMELESIRNSYTVTSMMMQGNHACVRLIADEKPFADAQVCEANVEDAYMYLMQEERRRK; encoded by the coding sequence ATGGATACGAAGATAGAAATCAAAAATCTGAGTAAAAACTACGGGAAAAAGCAGGCTCTAAAAAATGTGGACCTCACCATCCGTCAGGGAATGTTCGGTCTTTTGGGTCCCAATGGTGCCGGCAAGACAACGCTTATGAAAATCATTGCAACTCTGCTGCAGAAATCAGAAGGGGACGTACGCGTATGCGGTATTGATATTAACAATGACAGGGAAATCCGAAGGATCATCGGTTATCTTCCACAGGACTTTTCCATGTACGGAAATATGTCTGTATATGAGGCCATGGATTACCTGGGCGTATTGTCAGACCTTTCCGGGCGGGAGAGAAAGGAGAGGATTCCCTCACTGCTTGAACAGGTAAATCTCTCAGATGATGTAAAAACCAAGGTGCGTGCCATGTCGGGCGGAATGCGCAGGAGGCTTGGCATTGCACAGGCGCTGCTGCACGAACCCAAAGTGCTGATCGTGGATGAACCGACGGCGGGCCTTGACCCGGAAGAGAGGGTGCGTTTTCGTAATCTGCTCAGCGAGACGGCAAAGGACAGAATTGTCATACTGTCCACACATATCGTGGGGGATGTTGAGGCCACCTGCGAAGACATTGCTGTTCTGAACAAGGGCTGTGTGCTTTTTCAGGGGACCGTGACAGAACTTTTGGAGGAGGCCAGCGGCAGGATCTACAGTGCCCAGGTATCGAGGATGGAATTAGAAAGCATCAGGAATAGTTATACGGTCACCAGTATGATGATGCAGGGGAATCATGCCTGTGTCCGTCTGATCGCAGATGAAAAGCCTTTCGCCGATGCGCAGGTATGTGAGGCAAATGTGGAGGATGCTTACATGTATTTGATGCAGGAGGAGAGGAGGAGAAAATAA
- a CDS encoding XRE family transcriptional regulator produces the protein MDNKKLKEIMKAQGYTIEMLSLISKIPVGTLSKIISGITSNPGYETMSAIAKALHCSLDEFSGRPVLIPYDYEEYLRRFKLLPTCQKEYIKYVIDLEYDRMIHLQNDKKISLRCYEFTNIVDGWAELDSAKTHNVTVDKNLLTDSCTFLVWLRTDLLEPKFFKNSVLGFQRNEGQRPKSGEIWIVLHNGLLFIGRFYKSHERFILKSLNGTIDDISATDYSQYRRLGLYVGCVDVPELTNEKTAFGQD, from the coding sequence ATGGATAATAAAAAATTAAAGGAAATCATGAAGGCGCAGGGCTATACGATCGAAATGTTGTCTCTGATCAGTAAAATCCCTGTCGGAACACTTTCTAAAATCATCAGCGGAATCACATCGAATCCCGGATATGAAACCATGTCCGCCATAGCCAAAGCGCTTCATTGTTCTTTGGATGAATTTTCAGGGCGTCCTGTCTTGATTCCCTATGACTATGAGGAATACCTCCGCCGCTTCAAGCTGCTGCCCACCTGCCAGAAAGAATATATCAAATATGTGATCGACCTGGAATATGATCGCATGATCCATCTGCAGAATGATAAGAAAATATCCCTGAGGTGTTATGAATTCACCAACATTGTGGATGGCTGGGCCGAGCTTGACAGCGCCAAAACACACAATGTAACGGTAGATAAAAACCTTCTGACAGACTCCTGTACCTTTCTCGTCTGGCTCCGCACAGATTTACTGGAGCCAAAATTTTTCAAAAATTCCGTCCTGGGCTTTCAACGCAATGAGGGACAGCGGCCAAAAAGCGGTGAAATATGGATCGTACTTCATAACGGCCTGCTGTTTATCGGAAGGTTTTATAAAAGCCATGAGAGATTCATCCTAAAATCCTTAAACGGGACCATTGACGACATTTCGGCTACAGACTATTCTCAGTACCGCCGTTTAGGACTTTATGTCGGGTGTGTGGATGTTCCTGAGCTTACAAACGAAAAGACCGCTTTTGGGCAGGATTAA
- a CDS encoding sporulation initiation factor Spo0A C-terminal domain-containing protein yields the protein MNRENFQELLAEGKILEMALQYLLQAEILEKRDRHTDDMTGYCQELIEMDVGARTGILLNRLGITPNLKGHLYLRKAIALEVEGNSSLNGMMKCLYPQVASQCNTAPASVERNIRHAIEVMWERGNQELYREIANYYIQKRPSNGQFITSIAAYFRDGRILMH from the coding sequence ATGAATCGTGAAAATTTTCAAGAACTGCTGGCAGAGGGGAAGATACTGGAGATGGCGCTGCAATATCTGCTGCAGGCAGAAATATTGGAAAAAAGGGACAGGCATACAGATGATATGACCGGTTATTGTCAGGAACTCATAGAAATGGATGTGGGAGCGCGCACAGGTATCCTGCTGAACAGACTGGGCATCACTCCGAATCTGAAAGGGCATCTGTATCTGAGGAAAGCAATTGCACTGGAAGTAGAGGGGAACAGCAGCCTGAATGGCATGATGAAGTGTCTCTACCCCCAGGTGGCCTCTCAATGCAATACAGCTCCCGCCAGTGTGGAACGGAATATCCGCCATGCCATAGAAGTGATGTGGGAGCGGGGCAATCAGGAACTGTATCGTGAAATTGCGAATTATTACATACAAAAGCGTCCAAGCAACGGACAATTTATCACTTCCATTGCCGCGTATTTCAGAGATGGACGGATACTTATGCACTGA
- the vanR gene encoding VanR-ABDEGLN family response regulator transcription factor, which translates to MAEKILIVDDEKEIADLVALYLENETYQVFKYYTAEEALACFDREKIDLAVLDIMLPGMSGLEICRRIREKYTFPVIMLTAKGEELDKITGLSLGADDYITKPFRPLELVARVKAQLRRYKRYNSGYEASEDILEHSGLVLNIRTHECTLDEKLLSLTPTEFSILQILCREKGKVVSAEELFHEIWKDEYFSKSNNTITVHIRHLREKMNDSFENPRYIKTVWGYGYKIEG; encoded by the coding sequence ATGGCAGAAAAGATACTGATAGTAGACGACGAGAAGGAGATCGCCGACCTGGTTGCATTGTACCTGGAAAATGAAACGTACCAGGTTTTTAAATATTATACAGCCGAGGAGGCTCTGGCCTGTTTTGACAGGGAAAAGATAGATTTGGCGGTACTGGATATTATGCTTCCCGGTATGAGCGGCCTGGAGATATGCAGAAGGATCAGAGAAAAGTACACGTTTCCTGTGATCATGCTGACGGCAAAAGGGGAAGAGCTGGACAAGATCACGGGGCTGAGCCTGGGGGCAGACGATTATATCACAAAACCCTTTCGGCCCCTGGAACTGGTGGCAAGAGTGAAAGCCCAGCTCCGCAGATATAAGAGATATAATTCGGGTTATGAAGCCAGTGAAGATATTCTGGAGCATTCCGGCCTTGTGCTGAATATCAGGACACATGAATGTACGCTGGATGAAAAACTTCTTTCCCTGACACCAACAGAATTTTCCATTCTGCAGATACTGTGCAGGGAAAAGGGAAAAGTGGTGAGTGCAGAGGAGTTGTTTCATGAGATTTGGAAAGATGAGTATTTCAGTAAAAGTAATAATACCATAACCGTGCACATCCGCCACCTGAGGGAAAAGATGAATGATTCTTTTGAAAATCCAAGGTATATTAAAACAGTCTGGGGGTATGGTTATAAAATTGAAGGATAG
- a CDS encoding sensor histidine kinase yields the protein MVIKLKDRLLFLLKVIISFYVILIVCYGIFYLVDTLGNGLFLDWFVRKFVVSTSQENTDSGMSYYSQDISWPVLKDFLLKCFCAIVLFMAAVIYSTIHFYTRKKVKAAANEAVKLIHTYMNTENAKAEVIFSPPYGELGTEMERVKTVMEHHEQILKEESRRKSDLLTYLAHDLKTPLTSVMGYLSLLNEAPDMPEEQKEKYVGIAFDKACRLESLLNEFFEITRYNLQEIPLEKETIDLYYMLVQMMDEFYPILSAHGNTASLHADENLKLYGDPEKLARVFNNILKNAVAYSYPDTAIEISAKEIDESVEISIGNKGKTIPAQKLESIFEKFFRLDEARGSNTGGAGLGLAIAKEIVEQHGGTLRAESKEELTVFYVSLPKR from the coding sequence ATGGTTATAAAATTGAAGGATAGATTACTATTTCTCTTAAAAGTGATTATTAGTTTTTATGTTATTCTTATTGTATGTTACGGCATCTTTTATCTGGTGGATACTCTGGGAAACGGATTGTTTCTGGATTGGTTTGTCAGAAAATTTGTAGTCTCCACATCTCAGGAGAATACAGATTCCGGCATGTCATATTACAGTCAGGACATATCCTGGCCTGTGCTGAAAGATTTTCTGCTGAAGTGTTTCTGTGCCATAGTGTTGTTTATGGCCGCGGTCATTTATTCTACCATTCATTTTTATACAAGAAAGAAAGTGAAGGCTGCAGCGAATGAAGCAGTGAAGCTGATCCACACGTATATGAATACAGAAAATGCAAAAGCAGAAGTGATATTTTCACCGCCGTATGGAGAACTTGGAACAGAGATGGAGCGGGTAAAAACCGTTATGGAGCATCATGAACAGATTTTAAAAGAAGAGTCCAGACGTAAGAGTGACCTGCTGACCTATCTGGCACATGATTTGAAGACACCGCTTACCTCTGTGATGGGATATCTGAGCCTTTTGAATGAGGCGCCGGATATGCCGGAAGAACAGAAGGAAAAGTATGTGGGGATTGCCTTTGACAAGGCGTGCCGGCTGGAAAGTCTTTTAAATGAGTTTTTTGAGATCACCCGCTATAACCTTCAGGAGATACCTCTTGAGAAGGAGACCATTGACTTATATTATATGCTGGTACAGATGATGGATGAATTCTATCCAATCCTCTCGGCTCATGGGAACACGGCAAGCCTTCACGCGGATGAGAATCTTAAACTGTATGGGGATCCGGAAAAACTGGCAAGAGTATTTAATAATATTCTGAAAAATGCAGTGGCATACAGTTATCCGGATACCGCAATTGAGATCAGCGCCAAAGAGATTGATGAAAGTGTAGAGATTTCCATAGGGAACAAAGGAAAAACCATTCCGGCCCAGAAGCTGGAATCTATTTTTGAGAAATTTTTCAGGCTGGATGAGGCCCGGGGCAGTAATACAGGAGGCGCAGGGCTGGGCCTGGCAATCGCCAAAGAGATTGTGGAGCAGCATGGGGGAACACTCAGGGCAGAGAGTAAAGAGGAGCTGACCGTATTCTATGTATCACTTCCCAAACGCTGA
- a CDS encoding D-alanyl-D-alanine carboxypeptidase family protein, with amino-acid sequence MDKRQSTDRKMTRGQRRRRQRRRKMLAAVMLSVILMSFTAFFVLGQGEGETVSWTEEKDVENLNGLNSRNAILMDRETGKILADKGADEKVYPASLTKIMTAVLAVENIPDLQESITVPEGIFPGLYAEGASMAGFCPGEEAVGMDLLYGVLLPSGAECCLTLAGSIAGSEEAFVDMMNEKAGELGMDGTHFTNSTGLQDVNHYSTVRDISTLLRYALENETFRQVFTSSRHSTSPSACHPQGFTFVSTMFREMSSAEVNGGEILGGKTGYTKDAGLCLASMAVIDGKEYILVTAHANGNHETKQYHVKDAVKVYNQIGKS; translated from the coding sequence ATGGATAAGAGACAGTCAACAGACAGAAAGATGACCAGAGGGCAGAGAAGAAGGCGCCAAAGAAGGCGGAAAATGTTAGCGGCAGTTATGCTGTCTGTGATTTTAATGAGTTTTACCGCGTTTTTTGTTTTAGGCCAGGGCGAAGGGGAGACTGTTTCCTGGACAGAAGAAAAAGATGTGGAAAACCTGAACGGGCTGAACAGCCGAAATGCTATCCTTATGGACCGGGAGACAGGCAAGATCCTTGCGGACAAAGGAGCTGATGAAAAGGTGTATCCTGCATCTCTTACAAAGATCATGACAGCGGTTTTGGCTGTTGAGAACATTCCGGATCTGCAGGAAAGTATAACGGTTCCGGAGGGGATTTTTCCGGGGCTCTACGCGGAAGGTGCCTCTATGGCCGGATTTTGTCCGGGTGAGGAAGCTGTAGGTATGGATCTGCTTTATGGGGTTCTGCTTCCCTCCGGGGCAGAATGCTGTCTGACACTTGCGGGCAGCATTGCCGGTTCGGAGGAGGCTTTTGTGGACATGATGAATGAAAAAGCAGGGGAACTTGGCATGGATGGGACGCATTTTACCAATTCCACAGGACTTCAGGATGTGAATCATTATTCTACCGTGAGGGATATCTCCACATTGCTGCGGTATGCGCTGGAAAATGAGACATTCCGTCAGGTGTTTACCAGCAGCAGACATAGTACAAGCCCATCAGCCTGTCATCCCCAGGGATTTACATTTGTCAGCACCATGTTCCGGGAGATGAGCAGTGCCGAGGTGAACGGCGGCGAGATACTGGGAGGAAAAACAGGGTATACCAAAGATGCCGGACTCTGTCTCGCCAGTATGGCGGTAATAGACGGGAAAGAGTATATTCTCGTAACGGCCCATGCCAATGGGAACCACGAAACAAAGCAGTATCATGTGAAGGACGCAGTGAAGGTGTATAACCAAATCGGTAAAAGCTGA